The region ATTCGTAGAAAAGTATCATGAGGTAACCGTTGTCCTTCGCCAGCTCTACGACTATCTCATCCGCGAGCGATTATGCAGTGAGTTGCCGGTTCCCTTACAGAAAGTAACCGCTCCACGCATTAACAAAGTAGGGTTATGATTCATCGAATCAGGAAACTTCACCGAACCATGAATCAAACCAAACCGGAACTGTCCATCATCATCCTCGGCTGCAACCAAGCAGCTAAGATTCTCCGGTTACTCACATCGATTCAAGCCCAATCCTTTTTGCCCGACGCAACAGAAATTATCTATACCGACGACCTCTCCACCGACTATACCCTTACGCAGTTACAGTCATTCTCATCAAAATTGCCGTTGCAGAATGCTGAGAACAATACCGGGAAACGGAATCGTGCCGCTGCCCGTAATCGCGGAGCAGCAATTGCCAACGCTGAATGGTTCCTGTTCCTCGATGGCGATGGTGAACTCGATAAAGATTTTGTCGCGCAGCTATGGCAACACCGCGAACGGGACACTGTTTTAACAACTGCGGTATTGCCGCATCCGGAAGCGGTCTGCCCAGCCCGCCGCTATGAAGTCTTGCGCAGCCCTGCCTATCGTGCTCAGACAACTGGTAACACCACCATTCACGGCTATCACCTCCAAAGTATCGCCTTCCTCATCCATCGAACTTCGTTTCAACAAGCCAATGGGTTTGATGAAGCATTTGCCGGACGGAGTGGGGAGGATATCGATTTAGGGATTCGGTTGGCAGTCTTTGGCACTAAGCTGCGGGTAGTGCCGACCGCGCTCTATTATCACAATCACCCTCGAACAATCCGGGAACTCGTAGATGTGAAAGAAAAGTATGCGGCACAAGGGATCCCCCGGATTCTTAAGCACGATACTACGATTTTTCGAGCCGCCAGGCTCAATTGGCTGTTCGAGGAGAATCCACCCTACCGAACAAAGCATCCGCTGCTTTTCAAATGTCTTAAATTGTTTTCTCTTCCGATATGGTCGAAGATTGCTGAGCGGGGTCAGTTTTGGTGGACGGGACGAACACTTATACCTTTGCTCTGTTTTATCGGAACGATGAACGGATTTCACCGATATATAACAACTGGTAAAATCACCGAGGAGGATGCCGGATGGTCACTTGGTTAGGACAACCTGTTGCCGACTCAGTCTATGAACGCATTGTCGACAGTGTCGGAAAACTCAAGCAACGTGGTGTAATCCCCGGCTTAGGGCTATTGCTCGTCGGGAATAACCCAGCATCGGAAGTCTATGTCCGAATGAAGGGGAAAGCCTGCGAGAAATTCGGTATTGCCTCGAAAACTATCAAACTCCCGGAAAATGCAACCGAGCAAGATGTAACGTCAGCTATCCACCAGTTGAATCGCGATCCCGAAATCCATGGATTCATCGTCCAACTACCCCTCCCAAAGCATCTTCCCGAGCGGAAGTTGTTGGATTGCATTGACCCCAACAAAGATGCCGATTGCTTAACTGCCGTTAATATCGGTCGCCTCGTGTTGGGGGAGTCGCACATGCTTCCCTGTACTCCGGCGGGTATTCTTTCACTCTTGGAGTTCTATGGTGCGCCAATTTCGGGGAAACACATAGTTATCATTGGTCGCTCACAAATAGTCGGGCGACCCCTTTCGATCCTTTTATCGTTAAAAGGAATTGATGCGACAGTTACCATTGCTCACAGCAAAACACCGAACCTGCGCCAGCTTTTGTCCATCGCTGATGGTGTGGTTGCCGCAATTGGAGTACCCGAGTTTCTTCCTACAAGCCATTGCAAACCGGGGTCTTGGGTGGTTGATGTCGGGGTTAACCGTGTTCCAGACAGTAATTCAAAAGGCTACAAGTTGACCGGGGACACTAAAAATG is a window of bacterium DNA encoding:
- a CDS encoding glycosyltransferase — protein: MNQTKPELSIIILGCNQAAKILRLLTSIQAQSFLPDATEIIYTDDLSTDYTLTQLQSFSSKLPLQNAENNTGKRNRAAARNRGAAIANAEWFLFLDGDGELDKDFVAQLWQHRERDTVLTTAVLPHPEAVCPARRYEVLRSPAYRAQTTGNTTIHGYHLQSIAFLIHRTSFQQANGFDEAFAGRSGEDIDLGIRLAVFGTKLRVVPTALYYHNHPRTIRELVDVKEKYAAQGIPRILKHDTTIFRAARLNWLFEENPPYRTKHPLLFKCLKLFSLPIWSKIAERGQFWWTGRTLIPLLCFIGTMNGFHRYITTGKITEEDAGWSLG
- a CDS encoding bifunctional 5,10-methylenetetrahydrofolate dehydrogenase/5,10-methenyltetrahydrofolate cyclohydrolase: MVTWLGQPVADSVYERIVDSVGKLKQRGVIPGLGLLLVGNNPASEVYVRMKGKACEKFGIASKTIKLPENATEQDVTSAIHQLNRDPEIHGFIVQLPLPKHLPERKLLDCIDPNKDADCLTAVNIGRLVLGESHMLPCTPAGILSLLEFYGAPISGKHIVIIGRSQIVGRPLSILLSLKGIDATVTIAHSKTPNLRQLLSIADGVVAAIGVPEFLPTSHCKPGSWVVDVGVNRVPDSNSKGYKLTGDTKN